The Paenibacillus sp. RUD330 genome has a segment encoding these proteins:
- a CDS encoding proline dehydrogenase family protein: MGLGNKIYRSVLLGLAGNGAVEAAAHKVGMKLGASRFVAGTTLDEAVAAACRLRDKGIQVSMDHLGEGIKTLEEADAYRDAYILLLQRLHLEGLSGNVSLKPTQMGLALDEASCRERITAIAREAKSRGAFVRLDMEDSPYTGRTIELVRRLHKEGLTNTGTVIQAYLYRSAEDVRKLSNARINLRLVKGAYKESRAIAFAKPDTVAASFKRLIRMRLDSGVYTAVATHDDEIIRWTKAYAARRGVSRGAFEFQMLYGMRMSMQEQLAAEGYTVRCYVPYGERWYPYFVRRLAERPENVGFVLRNLFKRS; the protein is encoded by the coding sequence ATGGGATTGGGCAACAAAATATACCGTTCGGTGCTGCTTGGACTCGCCGGCAACGGCGCCGTAGAAGCTGCCGCCCATAAAGTCGGCATGAAGCTCGGAGCTTCCCGCTTCGTCGCCGGAACGACGCTGGACGAAGCGGTCGCAGCCGCATGCCGATTGCGCGACAAAGGCATTCAGGTGTCGATGGATCATCTCGGGGAAGGAATCAAGACGCTGGAAGAAGCGGATGCCTACCGGGATGCCTATATTCTGCTGCTGCAGCGATTGCATCTGGAAGGGCTGTCCGGCAATGTGTCGCTGAAGCCGACGCAGATGGGGCTTGCCCTGGATGAAGCCTCCTGCCGGGAGCGGATCACGGCGATCGCCAGGGAAGCCAAGTCCAGAGGCGCATTCGTGCGGCTGGACATGGAGGACAGTCCCTATACGGGACGCACCATCGAGCTCGTGCGCAGGCTGCACAAGGAAGGGCTGACCAATACCGGAACGGTCATCCAGGCCTATTTGTACCGAAGCGCCGAGGATGTGCGCAAGCTCAGCAACGCCCGCATCAATCTCCGGCTCGTGAAGGGGGCGTACAAGGAAAGCCGGGCGATCGCGTTCGCCAAGCCGGATACGGTCGCGGCCAGCTTCAAGCGGCTGATCCGGATGCGGCTGGACAGCGGCGTCTACACGGCCGTGGCCACGCATGACGACGAGATCATCCGCTGGACCAAGGCTTACGCGGCCCGGCGCGGAGTCTCGAGGGGAGCCTTCGAGTTCCAGATGCTGTACGGAATGAGGATGTCGATGCAGGAGCAGCTTGCCGCCGAAGGATATACCGTCCGCTGTTATGTGCCCTACGGAGAGCGGTGGTATCCGTATTTCGTCAGAAGGCTTGCGGAGCGCCCCGAAAATGTCGGCTTTGTCCTGAGGAACCTGTTCAAGCGGAGCTGA
- the rocF gene encoding arginase, which produces MNPTVPVRILPVAFDYGAGRGGAASGPEALLQAGLAERLAGLGRQAVVLARVPAASLQAEFRSAPGMKHWGRVLAMAEETAAAAAAAADGGFPLILGGDHSIAIGTIAGLASRRERLGVLWIDAHSDLNTPSTTPSGNLHGMSLAACLGFGDPDLAAVGGYSPKLQPERIALVGARSLDEGEREIIGRLGIACFTMHDIDRRGMADVMKEAIAIVSNGSDGVHLSFDIDSVDPGEAPGTGTPVRGGLSYREAHLAMELLHEAGLLTSAELVEVNPRLDSGNRTARLAVELLASLFGEKIL; this is translated from the coding sequence ATGAATCCAACTGTGCCCGTCCGCATCCTGCCCGTGGCGTTCGATTACGGCGCCGGGCGCGGAGGCGCCGCATCCGGTCCCGAAGCGCTGCTCCAGGCAGGCCTGGCCGAACGGCTTGCCGGCCTGGGGCGGCAAGCCGTTGTGCTGGCCCGCGTCCCGGCGGCAAGCCTGCAGGCCGAGTTCCGAAGCGCCCCAGGCATGAAGCATTGGGGCCGGGTGCTGGCAATGGCCGAAGAAACGGCAGCGGCAGCGGCTGCCGCTGCCGACGGGGGCTTCCCCCTCATACTGGGCGGCGACCACAGCATCGCCATCGGGACGATAGCCGGCCTGGCCTCCCGCCGGGAGAGGCTGGGCGTCCTGTGGATCGACGCCCACTCCGATCTCAATACCCCCTCTACCACCCCGTCCGGCAATCTTCACGGCATGTCGCTCGCGGCCTGCCTCGGCTTCGGAGATCCGGACCTGGCCGCCGTCGGGGGTTATTCCCCGAAGCTCCAGCCGGAGCGCATCGCGCTTGTCGGAGCCCGTTCCCTCGACGAGGGGGAGCGGGAAATCATCGGCAGGCTCGGCATCGCCTGCTTCACCATGCATGACATCGACCGCAGGGGCATGGCCGACGTCATGAAGGAGGCGATCGCGATCGTCTCGAACGGATCGGACGGCGTCCATCTCAGCTTCGACATCGACAGCGTCGATCCCGGAGAGGCGCCCGGCACCGGCACGCCGGTGCGCGGCGGGCTGTCTTACCGCGAAGCCCATTTGGCCATGGAGCTGCTGCATGAAGCCGGCCTTCTCACCTCGGCGGAGCTGGTCGAGGTCAATCCTCGGCTCGACAGCGGGAACCGGACGGCCCGCCTGGCGGTGGAGCTGCTGGCCTCCCTTTTCGGAGAGAAGATCCTCTAG
- a CDS encoding ribonuclease J has product MDGVKNERRGYAPEAEGAGGQPRPSRLLAAALGGVNEIGKNMYMLQCGEDIVLIDCGSKFPDESQPGVDLIVPELSYLIERRDQVRALLVTHGHEDHIGGIPYLLKQLPVPVYATRLTMGLIEIKLKEHGLMGDAQLHIIDADSAVELGGCFKAAFFTISHSIPDCLGIVFDTPQGTIVHTGDFKFDMSPVSGPYPDLHRMADIGSKGVQLLLSESTNAERPGFTPSERVVGGHILDAFSKAKQRVFLSTFASNVNRVQQVVDASAATGRKLVLLGRSMVNVVDVAASLGYLNVPEELIIDAGEAGDHPPERIAVLCTGSQGEPMAALARLAAGSHRQMSIAPGDTVILAAGAIPGNERSVSRIIDHLYQIGANVIYGAGSATGMHVSGHGSQEELKLMLTLMKPRYLIPVHGEFRMLHQHRLLAAAVGIPQERVFILNNGDTVELAGGEARKGKSIPAGSSLVDGLGRDVGQIVLRDRRQLSGDGMLVVVVTLSEYDGRMLAKPEIISRGFVYVRDNEELMAGIQELVLKTVNGLEEERPGRWNLVKRSLKDDLARHIYARTRRRPMILPIVIEV; this is encoded by the coding sequence ATGGATGGAGTCAAGAATGAACGGCGCGGATATGCGCCGGAAGCAGAGGGGGCCGGAGGGCAGCCGCGTCCTTCCAGGCTGCTCGCGGCAGCTCTCGGAGGCGTCAACGAAATCGGCAAAAACATGTACATGCTTCAGTGCGGAGAAGATATCGTCCTGATCGACTGCGGCTCCAAGTTTCCGGACGAGAGCCAGCCCGGCGTCGATCTGATCGTGCCGGAGCTGTCCTATCTGATCGAGCGCAGGGACCAGGTGCGGGCGCTGCTGGTTACCCACGGGCATGAGGACCATATCGGAGGCATTCCGTATTTATTGAAGCAGCTGCCCGTGCCGGTGTACGCGACGAGGCTGACGATGGGACTGATCGAGATCAAGCTGAAGGAGCATGGCCTGATGGGCGATGCGCAGCTTCATATCATTGACGCGGACTCGGCCGTCGAGCTCGGCGGCTGCTTCAAGGCGGCTTTTTTCACGATCAGCCACAGCATCCCGGACTGCCTCGGAATCGTCTTTGATACCCCTCAGGGAACGATCGTGCATACGGGAGATTTCAAGTTCGACATGTCACCGGTCAGCGGTCCCTATCCGGATCTGCATCGGATGGCCGACATCGGCAGCAAGGGAGTCCAGCTGCTGCTCTCCGAGAGCACCAACGCCGAAAGGCCGGGCTTCACCCCCTCGGAGAGGGTCGTCGGAGGCCATATTCTGGATGCCTTCTCCAAGGCGAAGCAGAGAGTGTTCCTATCCACCTTCGCCTCCAATGTGAACCGGGTGCAGCAGGTCGTCGACGCCTCGGCCGCGACAGGCCGCAAGCTCGTGCTGCTCGGGAGAAGCATGGTGAATGTCGTGGATGTCGCGGCCTCTCTCGGGTACTTGAACGTGCCGGAGGAGCTGATCATCGACGCCGGCGAAGCAGGGGATCATCCGCCGGAGCGGATTGCCGTGCTGTGCACCGGCAGCCAGGGAGAGCCGATGGCGGCGCTTGCCAGGCTGGCCGCAGGCAGCCACCGCCAGATGAGCATCGCTCCCGGGGACACCGTGATCCTCGCGGCCGGCGCGATTCCGGGCAACGAGCGGAGCGTCTCCCGGATCATCGATCATCTGTACCAGATCGGGGCGAACGTCATTTACGGAGCGGGAAGCGCGACCGGCATGCATGTGTCGGGACATGGCAGCCAGGAAGAGCTGAAGCTCATGCTGACCTTGATGAAGCCGCGATATCTCATTCCGGTCCACGGAGAGTTCCGGATGCTGCATCAGCATCGCCTGCTCGCGGCAGCGGTCGGTATTCCGCAGGAGCGCGTCTTCATCCTGAACAACGGCGATACGGTGGAGCTGGCCGGCGGCGAGGCCCGCAAGGGGAAATCGATTCCGGCCGGAAGCAGCCTGGTCGACGGCCTCGGACGGGATGTGGGCCAGATCGTGCTGCGGGACCGCAGGCAGCTGTCCGGCGACGGCATGCTCGTCGTCGTGGTGACGCTGAGCGAGTACGACGGGCGCATGCTGGCGAAGCCGGAAATCATCTCCCGCGGCTTCGTGTACGTCCGGGACAACGAGGAGCTGATGGCCGGCATCCAGGAGCTCGTGCTGAAGACGGTGAACGGCTTGGAAGAAGAGCGGCCGGGCCGGTGGAATCTCGTTAAGCGTTCGCTCAAGGATGATCTGGCCCGCCATATTTACGCTCGGACGAGAAGAAGGCCGATGATCCTGCCGATCGTCATCGAGGTATAG
- a CDS encoding NucA/NucB deoxyribonuclease domain-containing protein: MKKLLPLWSLALLLLLAAFAGGCSIEWEQAPPAPTGHDVTIYFPSDRYPETAEHIRSAVSKGASPICTIQREGAEENRKLSLKGIPTKKKYDRDEWPMAMCREGGSGADVAYVKSSDNRGAGSWIGNQLSDYPDGTRIRIVVR, encoded by the coding sequence ATGAAGAAACTTTTGCCGTTATGGAGCCTGGCCCTGCTGCTCCTGCTGGCTGCCTTCGCAGGCGGCTGCAGCATCGAATGGGAGCAGGCGCCTCCCGCTCCAACAGGCCACGACGTCACGATCTATTTTCCGTCCGACCGCTACCCGGAGACAGCGGAGCATATCCGCAGCGCCGTCTCCAAAGGAGCCTCCCCCATCTGTACGATCCAAAGGGAAGGAGCGGAGGAGAACCGCAAGCTGTCGCTCAAAGGCATTCCGACCAAAAAGAAATACGACCGGGACGAATGGCCGATGGCCATGTGCCGCGAAGGAGGCAGCGGCGCCGATGTCGCCTACGTCAAATCCTCCGACAACCGGGGCGCCGGCTCCTGGATCGGCAACCAGCTGAGCGACTATCCGGACGGGACGAGAATCCGGATCGTCGTCCGCTGA
- a CDS encoding amino acid ABC transporter ATP-binding protein translates to MGKISVTGLKKSFGTNHVLKGIDLKVQEGEVVCVIGPSGSGKSTLLRCLNRLEDITEGTVMVDEMDINDRRTDINKVRENIGMVFQHFNLFPNMTVLKNIMFAPVELNKLKAEEARTAALKLLDRVGLADKANAYPASLSGGQKQRVAIARALAMNPDIMLFDEPTSALDPEMVGEVLGVMKDLAREGMTMVIVTHEMGFAREVAGRVIFMDGGYIVEEGSPEQVFGSPKHERTISFLDKVL, encoded by the coding sequence ATGGGTAAAATCAGCGTCACCGGACTTAAAAAGAGCTTCGGCACGAACCATGTCCTCAAAGGCATCGACCTGAAGGTCCAGGAAGGCGAGGTCGTCTGCGTCATCGGACCTTCCGGCTCCGGCAAGAGCACCTTGCTGCGCTGCCTGAACCGGCTGGAGGACATCACGGAAGGCACGGTCATGGTGGACGAGATGGACATCAACGACCGCCGCACGGATATCAACAAGGTTCGCGAAAATATCGGGATGGTATTCCAGCATTTCAACCTGTTCCCCAATATGACGGTGCTGAAAAACATCATGTTCGCTCCCGTGGAGCTGAACAAGCTGAAGGCGGAGGAAGCCAGGACCGCGGCCTTGAAGCTGCTCGACCGGGTCGGACTGGCGGACAAGGCGAATGCCTATCCGGCCTCGCTGTCCGGCGGGCAGAAGCAGCGCGTGGCGATCGCCCGCGCGCTGGCGATGAACCCCGACATCATGCTGTTCGACGAGCCGACCTCGGCTCTCGATCCGGAAATGGTCGGCGAGGTGCTCGGCGTCATGAAGGATCTGGCCCGCGAGGGCATGACGATGGTCATCGTCACCCACGAGATGGGCTTTGCCCGCGAGGTGGCCGGCCGCGTCATCTTCATGGACGGCGGCTACATCGTGGAGGAAGGCTCGCCGGAGCAGGTGTTCGGCAGTCCGAAGCATGAGCGTACGATCAGCTTCCTGGACAAGGTTTTGTAG
- a CDS encoding amino acid ABC transporter substrate-binding protein/permease translates to MKSLRALWFTMAVMLFAATGLAGSVQPASAAEQAVKTYDIATDVTFAPFEFQDVNGQYVGIDMDLIRAIAEDQNFKVNIKPLGFNAAVQALEAKQVDGVIAGMSITDERKAKFDFSTPYFTSGVIMAVKADNDSIKGYEDLKGKRVAVKTGTEGYSYAESISAKYGFKLVPFDDSAQMYDEVKGGNSAACFDDYPVLEYGVKQNNGLKTVGERTEGASYGFAVGKGQNAELLEKFNQGFANLEQNGKLKEIKEKYLVAAANKTGWALVVESLPALLKGLGKTLLYTIVSLFFAFILGLIFGFMKVGRNRWLRGIATVFVDIFRGIPLIVLAFFIYFGIPQALDFKMPLFLAAVLTLSLNAGAYMTEIIRGGIQSIDRGQMEAARSLGLSYRKAMIKIVIPQAVKVMIPSFINQMVITLKDTSILSVIGLVELTQSGKIVIARTFESFIIWATVAVMYLIVITVLTKIADGMERKIKNG, encoded by the coding sequence ATGAAATCATTGCGCGCTTTATGGTTTACAATGGCAGTCATGCTGTTTGCCGCGACGGGACTGGCCGGGTCCGTACAGCCGGCGTCGGCGGCCGAGCAGGCCGTCAAAACGTATGACATCGCCACGGATGTCACGTTCGCTCCGTTCGAGTTCCAGGATGTCAACGGACAGTATGTCGGCATCGACATGGATCTGATCCGGGCGATCGCCGAGGATCAGAACTTCAAGGTCAACATTAAGCCGCTCGGCTTCAACGCAGCCGTGCAGGCGCTCGAGGCGAAGCAGGTGGACGGCGTCATCGCCGGCATGAGCATCACCGACGAGCGCAAGGCGAAGTTCGACTTCTCCACTCCGTACTTCACGTCCGGGGTCATCATGGCTGTCAAGGCCGACAACGACTCCATCAAGGGCTATGAAGACCTCAAGGGCAAGCGGGTAGCCGTCAAAACCGGTACGGAAGGTTATTCGTATGCGGAATCCATCAGCGCCAAATACGGCTTCAAACTCGTGCCGTTCGACGACTCCGCCCAGATGTACGACGAGGTCAAGGGCGGCAATTCGGCTGCCTGCTTCGACGATTATCCCGTGTTGGAGTATGGCGTCAAGCAGAACAACGGCCTGAAAACGGTCGGTGAGCGGACCGAAGGTGCTTCCTATGGGTTTGCAGTAGGGAAGGGCCAAAATGCCGAGCTGCTGGAAAAATTCAACCAAGGCTTTGCGAACTTGGAGCAGAACGGCAAGCTGAAAGAAATAAAAGAAAAATACCTCGTAGCGGCTGCGAACAAAACCGGCTGGGCGCTCGTCGTCGAATCGCTGCCGGCGCTGCTCAAGGGACTCGGCAAAACGCTGCTGTACACGATCGTATCGCTCTTCTTCGCCTTCATTCTGGGCCTGATCTTCGGCTTCATGAAGGTCGGCCGCAATCGCTGGCTGCGCGGCATCGCCACGGTATTCGTGGACATCTTCCGCGGCATACCGCTGATCGTGCTGGCATTCTTCATTTATTTCGGCATTCCGCAGGCGCTCGACTTCAAGATGCCGCTCTTCCTGGCGGCCGTCCTGACGCTCTCGCTCAACGCCGGCGCGTATATGACGGAAATCATCCGCGGCGGCATCCAGTCCATCGACCGCGGCCAGATGGAAGCGGCCCGCTCGCTGGGCTTGTCCTACCGCAAGGCGATGATCAAAATCGTCATTCCGCAGGCGGTGAAGGTCATGATCCCATCCTTCATCAACCAGATGGTCATCACGCTCAAGGATACGTCCATTCTGTCCGTCATCGGACTCGTGGAGCTGACCCAGTCGGGCAAGATCGTCATCGCCCGCACGTTCGAGTCGTTCATCATCTGGGCCACGGTAGCGGTCATGTACCTCATCGTCATCACGGTGCTGACGAAGATTGCCGACGGGATGGAAAGGAAGATCAAGAATGGGTAA
- a CDS encoding phosphodiester glycosidase family protein, protein MKTSSASRKSRGMLLLAAASLFPGLALGAAPAHAAEKTYGYTDADASFVPLRALKQLPGMSVSWDAGKETAEIVRDGSKAVLTIGKKEAVANGEKASLNRAPFLENGAAYVPLSFLSKQFGIGSERLLSANAVSLSLDGGKLRLPLVPRGAFSVARKPIVIESRSVKAAGRSFSVQTAKVSLMDPRVDLEVAVAGGKAGRTEELAAMAKRGGAVLAVNGAFFDAYTDSSVKNPYGYLFNGGQMLYKSSGDKKTVFTFDSNMLTELLSGAEFEARYPDGGVDGAVQAGPRLLKDGAAAIDPKTEGFRDPKILTGGGSRSALGLTRDHKLIIVTTGGATIPQLAAVMKSLGAWQAMNLDGGASSGLYYDGKYLTRPGRLLSNALMVRLVK, encoded by the coding sequence ATGAAGACATCATCTGCAAGCCGAAAATCGAGGGGAATGCTGCTGCTGGCGGCAGCATCGCTGTTTCCGGGCCTGGCGCTGGGAGCCGCGCCGGCTCATGCGGCGGAGAAAACATACGGATACACGGACGCCGACGCGTCGTTCGTGCCGCTCCGCGCGCTCAAGCAGCTGCCCGGGATGAGCGTGTCCTGGGACGCAGGCAAAGAGACGGCCGAAATTGTGCGGGACGGCAGCAAGGCCGTTCTGACGATCGGCAAAAAAGAAGCCGTCGCGAACGGGGAGAAGGCCTCGTTGAATAGAGCTCCTTTTCTGGAAAACGGGGCTGCTTACGTGCCTCTTTCCTTTTTGAGCAAGCAATTCGGCATCGGGTCGGAGCGGCTCCTGTCGGCTAATGCCGTATCCCTGTCCCTGGACGGCGGGAAGCTCAGGCTGCCGCTTGTGCCGAGAGGCGCCTTCAGCGTGGCGAGAAAGCCGATCGTCATCGAAAGCAGGTCGGTCAAGGCGGCAGGCAGAAGCTTCTCCGTCCAGACGGCGAAGGTGTCGCTGATGGACCCCCGCGTCGACCTGGAGGTGGCTGTCGCCGGAGGCAAGGCGGGACGTACCGAGGAGCTGGCGGCGATGGCGAAGCGCGGAGGGGCGGTTCTCGCCGTCAACGGGGCTTTCTTCGACGCGTATACCGATTCCAGCGTCAAAAATCCATACGGATACCTGTTCAATGGAGGGCAGATGCTCTACAAGAGCTCCGGCGACAAAAAGACGGTCTTCACCTTCGATTCCAATATGCTGACCGAGCTGCTGTCCGGCGCCGAGTTCGAGGCCCGCTATCCGGACGGCGGTGTGGACGGAGCGGTGCAGGCAGGACCAAGGCTGCTGAAGGATGGAGCTGCGGCGATTGATCCGAAGACGGAAGGCTTCCGCGATCCGAAGATTTTGACGGGCGGCGGTTCCCGCAGCGCGCTGGGCCTGACCCGCGACCACAAGCTGATCATCGTGACGACCGGAGGCGCGACCATTCCGCAGCTGGCCGCCGTCATGAAGAGCCTCGGCGCCTGGCAGGCGATGAACCTCGATGGAGGCGCATCGAGCGGCCTTTATTACGACGGCAAGTACTTGACGAGGCCGGGCCGCCTTCTGAGCAACGCCTTGATGGTCCGTCTGGTGAAATGA
- a CDS encoding glycoside hydrolase domain-containing protein, whose translation MKGIDCAVPLTASTAKAAAAAGYAFACRYLVPAAYAWKRLTRAEAEAITGAGMMIVSVYETANNRAASGAAAGKADGAAALLEAQAVGQPAGSVIYFAVDYDAQASDYAAIEAYLTAARAQIPAYRIGVYGSYAVVEEMARRGAAQAYWQTYSWSRGKLSSRANIRQYSNDQKLAGMTVDFNESFGGEGWWNTMASAFKDVPDSYWASSAIGRAVKENLMAGYPDGTFKPDQPLTRAEMAVILSRLLDRG comes from the coding sequence ATGAAAGGAATCGATTGCGCGGTTCCGTTGACCGCTTCAACGGCCAAGGCGGCGGCCGCGGCCGGCTATGCTTTCGCCTGCCGCTACCTCGTGCCGGCGGCGTATGCCTGGAAGAGGCTGACGCGCGCCGAGGCCGAGGCCATCACGGGAGCGGGCATGATGATCGTCTCCGTATACGAGACGGCGAACAACCGCGCGGCATCGGGAGCGGCGGCCGGCAAGGCCGACGGAGCGGCTGCGCTTCTGGAGGCGCAAGCCGTCGGGCAGCCGGCCGGCAGCGTCATCTATTTCGCCGTCGACTATGATGCCCAGGCATCGGATTATGCCGCGATCGAGGCTTATCTGACAGCGGCCCGGGCGCAAATTCCGGCTTATCGGATCGGCGTGTACGGCTCCTATGCCGTCGTGGAGGAGATGGCCAGGCGAGGAGCGGCCCAGGCGTACTGGCAGACGTATTCCTGGAGCCGGGGCAAGCTCAGCAGCCGCGCCAATATCCGCCAGTACAGCAACGATCAGAAGCTTGCGGGCATGACGGTGGATTTCAACGAATCATTCGGTGGAGAAGGATGGTGGAATACGATGGCATCGGCATTCAAGGATGTTCCCGACAGCTACTGGGCGAGCTCGGCGATCGGGAGAGCGGTGAAGGAAAATCTGATGGCAGGTTACCCGGACGGAACCTTCAAGCCGGATCAGCCGCTTACGAGGGCGGAGATGGCGGTCATTCTGTCCCGTCTGCTCGACAGGGGCTGA